A stretch of the Amycolatopsis sp. BJA-103 genome encodes the following:
- a CDS encoding glycerophosphodiester phosphodiesterase family protein — MSTLFPYLADPLPRAFAHRGWHLGDLEGLENSLPAFRQAVTEGYRYLETDVHATSDGVVVVHHDASLDRTTDGAGLISRQTWAQLRNVKIGGRVPLSRLEEVLEELPEARFNIDVKSNEAVAPFVRTIERTGAHDRVAAASFSDARLARIRKLAGPKLVTAMGPRSVAVMWANGFLPLISLRALSRGAMAQVPVRQGRLKVVDRSFLRLAARAGFEVHTWTVDDPAEMRSLLDLGVHGIVTDRPDLLREVLQERGAWPS, encoded by the coding sequence GTGTCGACACTGTTTCCGTACCTCGCCGATCCGCTCCCGCGTGCCTTCGCCCATCGAGGCTGGCATCTCGGTGACCTGGAAGGGCTGGAGAACTCGCTCCCCGCCTTCCGGCAGGCGGTGACGGAGGGTTATCGCTATCTCGAGACGGACGTGCACGCGACGTCGGATGGCGTGGTGGTCGTGCATCACGACGCGTCGTTGGACCGGACGACCGATGGTGCGGGGTTGATCTCCCGGCAGACGTGGGCGCAGCTGCGGAACGTCAAGATCGGGGGCCGGGTGCCGTTGTCGCGGCTGGAGGAGGTCCTCGAGGAGTTGCCGGAGGCGCGGTTCAACATCGATGTGAAGTCGAACGAGGCCGTCGCGCCTTTCGTGCGGACGATCGAGCGGACCGGGGCGCACGACCGGGTCGCGGCGGCGTCGTTCTCCGACGCGCGGCTGGCCCGGATCCGGAAGCTGGCGGGGCCGAAGCTGGTGACGGCGATGGGACCGCGTTCGGTGGCGGTGATGTGGGCGAACGGGTTTCTGCCGCTGATCTCGCTGCGGGCGTTGTCGCGGGGTGCGATGGCGCAGGTGCCGGTGCGGCAGGGGCGGTTGAAGGTGGTGGACCGGTCGTTCCTGCGGCTGGCGGCGCGGGCGGGTTTCGAGGTGCACACATGGACGGTGGACGACCCGGCGGAGATGCGGTCGCTGCTGGATCTGGGGGTGCACGGGATCGTGACGGACCGGCCGGATCTGCTGCGTGAGGTGCTTCAGGAGCGGGGCGCTTGGCCTTCGTGA